Genomic window (Propionibacteriaceae bacterium ZF39):
ACCGGCGAGATGGTGACCGAGGACATCGCGACCGAGGTCTTCTTCATGCCGGCGGCGACCCACGTCGAGAAGGCGGGCACGTTCACCCAGACCCAGCGGATGGTTCAGTGGCGCGAGAAGGCGCTGGATCCGCCGGGTGAGTGCCAGGCCGACCTCGAGTTCTTCTGGGAGCTCGGCAACAAGATCCGCGAGAAGCTGGCCGGCTCGACCGACCCGCGCGACCAGGCCCTGCTCAACATCACGTGGGACTATCCGCTCGATGAGCACGGCGAGGTCGATCCGGAATACATCCTCCAGGAGATCAACGGACGCTTCGTCGGCGGCGAGCGCGACGGCGAACTGCTGTCGAACTTCAACCAGATGAAGGCCGACGGATCGACCTCGGGTGGCTGCTGGATCTACACGGGCATCTATGCCGACGGCATCAATCATGCGAATCGGCGCCCCGGTCCGGAGGAACGCGACGAGATGGCGCTCGGCTGGGCGTGGGCCTGGCCGGCCAACCGACGCATCCTCTACAACCGGGCCTCCGCCGATCCGGACGGCAAGCCGTGGAGCGAGCGCAAGAAGTTGACCTGGTGGGACCCCGAACAGGGGCAGTGGGTCGGGCCCGATGTGCCCGACTTCCCGCTGACGCTCGCCCCCGGCACGAAGGCGCCGGCGGGCGCCACCGGTCCGGCGGCGCTGGAAGGTGATGACGCGTTCATCATGCAGGCCGACGGGAAGGGCTGGCTGTTCGCGCCGAGTGGGCTGGTCGACGGTCCCTTGCCGACTCACTATGAGCCGGCCGAGTCGCCCGTGGTCAACCCGCTCTATGGCGTGCAGGCCAACCCGACCAGGGAGTCGTTCTCGCGGCCCGACAACCGGATGGTCAACAACCGGAAGGCGGCCGAGGTCTATCCCTATGTGTTCACGACCTATCGACTGACCGAACACCACACGGCCGGTGGCATGAGCCGCTTCCTGCCCTATCTGTCGGAGTTGCAGCCGGAGATGTTCTGTGAGATCTCCCAGGCGCTGGCCGATGAGCGGGGTCTGGAGAACGGCGGCTGGGCGACGCTGATCAGCCCGCGCGGTGCGATCGAGGCGCGGGTCCTGGTCACCGACCGGGTGGTGCCGGTGACGTCCGGTGGACGCACCGTCCATCAGATCGGCCTGCCCTATCACTGGGCGGTCGGCGACCGGGCAGTGGTGACCGGCGACGCGGCCAATGACCTGCTGGGCATCGTGCTCGACCCGAACGTGATGATCCAGGAGTCCAAGGTCGGCATGTGCGACATCCAGCCGGGGCGCAGGCCCCAGGGCAAGAAGGTGCTGGATCTGGTGGCGGACTATCTCGACCGATCCGGACTCGAGCCCAAGGGCGCGGTCACGACCGGTCAGCCGCAGGCGGACGCACCCATCGCGACTGCTGAGCGTACCCCTGAGGAGGCGTGATGGGATTCTGGCGCCAGCAACTGTTCGGCCCCACCGACCCGGCCCGCGATGCGGCCTGGGATGACAAGCCGAAGCGCAAGGGCTTCTTCACCGACACGTCGATCTGCATCGGCTGCAAGGCCTGTGAAGTTGCGTGCAAGGAATGGAACCGGGTCCCCACCCGGATGCCGAGCCCGGCCAACCGGCATGGCCTGGTCAAGGGCATGACGGCCGAGTCCTATGACAACTCCGGTCACCTGGGTGCGGACACGTGGCGACATGTCGCGTTCATCGAGCAGGGCCCCGACCAGCTCGAACGGGCCCGTGCGACGGGAGCGGCGACGGTCAGCCTGGGCATGCCCAGCGTCCGCAGCAAGGACTCCTCGGTCGGTGGTGCTTCCGACAACGGTCCGCTGATCGGCTCAGGTGGCGTCGCCACCCTGGCGCCGACCGAAGAGGGCCTGACGGCGAGCCCGGACCTGCCGCCGGTGCGCTGGCTGATGAGCTCGGATGTCTGCAAGCACTGCACCCACGCGGGCTGTCTCGATGTGTGCCCCACGGGTGCGCTGTTCCGGACCGAGTTCGGCACGGTCGTCGTCCAGGCCGACGTCTGCAACGGCTGCGGCTATTGCGTGAGCGCCTGCCCGTTCGGCGTGATCGGCCGCCGGTCGAACGGCGTGGTCGAGTTGGGAGACGGTACGCAGGGTCTGCCGGTCAATCCCGGTGTCGCCCAGAAGTGCACGCTGTGTTATGACCGGCTCAAGCATGGTCAGACGCCGGCGTGCGCCCAGACCTGCCCGACCAGCAGCATCAAGTTCGGCGACCATGACGAGATGGTGGCGGCCGCGCGGCAGCGACTCGAGGACCTGCACGCCCTGGGCCACACCGAGGCCCGGCTCTATGGCGCCAACCCGGATGACGGCGTCGGCGGCACCGGCTCGGTGTTCCTGCTCATGGATGAGCCCGAGGCGTACGGCCTGCCGCCGGACCCGCTCGTGCCGACCGCACGAGTGGGCCAGATGTTCACGATGGCCGGCTTTGCCGGGACCGCGCTGATGGCTGTGTGCGTCACCGTGTTCTCGGGATTCGCCGCGCTGGGGAGGAAACGATGACTGACGCCAAATCGGGCGCCTCGTCCAGCGCGACGCGTGCGTTCGACTCCGATCGGCCGCCCGCGCCCGAGCGGAAGCCGGGGGAGCGCAAGAAGCGCCGCAGCGGTGGCGACCCGAACGTGGTCGTCCCCGAGGCCGAGTTTCGGAGTTACTACGGGCATCCCGTCATCCAGGCTCCGCCGTGGAACTGGATGATCCCGACGTACCTCTTCCTCGGCGGCGCTGCCGCCGGCTCCGGGCTCCTCGCGGCCGGTGGGCATTTCACCGGTCGGAAGAAGCTGCGTACGCGGGGCCGCTGGGCCGCCATCATCGGTGTCGGTCTCGGTGGCGCGGCGCTGGCCGGTGACCTCGGTCGGCCCGAGCGAGCGCTGAACATGATGCGCACGATGAAGCTGACCTCGCCGATGTCGGTGGGCTCGTGGATCCTCGCCGGGTTCGGTGCCTTCGCCGGCGCAGCCGTGGGCATCGAGGTCGTCCGCAAGTGGTTGCCGAAGGAAGGCCCCGCGGGCTGGACCGTCGCCCTCGTCGACGGCCTGGCCTCTGCCGGTTCGGCGTTCTTCGCGCCGCCACTGGCCGCCTACACCGGCGTCCTGCTCTCGGACACCGCCCTGCCGACCTGGAACGAGTCCTATCGCGAGCTGCCGTTCGTGTTCGTCTCGTCCGGGATTGCGGCGGGATCGGGCCTGAACATGATCCTGGCCCCGACCTCCGAGACCGGCCCCGTGCGCGCCCTGGCCGCCATCGGCGCGGGTGCGGAACTCTGGATCGGCGAGATGATGACCAAGCGACTGGGCGAACTGGCCGAGCCCTATCACGAGGAGCCCGCGAAGACCTATCACAAGGCGTCCAAGATCCTCACCGCCGTCGGCGGACTCGGGGCGGCACTGCTGGGTGGCAACAAGGCCGGCGCGCTCCTCTCCGGTGCGGCGCTCATGGCCGGCTCGGCGTTCACCCGCTTCGCGGTCTTCGAAGCCGGCATGAAGTCGGCCGAGGATCCGAAATATGTGATCAAGCCCCAGCGGGCCCGGGCAGCCAAGGCCGCCGAAGAGGGCCGTGGGGTCACCCAGCCCGGCGGCGAATGGCCGACCTGATCACCAATCCACGACACCGCCCCCGGCGGACGATCCAGGAGTGACATGACCGAACCGTGGCTCCGGATCGCCCTCGCCGGGGGCGGTGCTTTTGGCACCAAGCACGTCCAGGGGCTCAAGCGCATCGACGGCGTGGAGGTCGCGGCGATCGTCTCCTACACCCTCGAGTCCGCGCAGGCGTTCGCGCAGGAACACGGCGTGGGGCAGGCGGTCAGCTCGCTCGACGAGGTGCTGGCGCGCGACGACATCGACGCGGTCATCCTGGCGACCCCTACGCCGCTGCATGCCTCGCAGACCGTGGCCTGCCTGCTTGCCGGCAAACACGTGCAGATCGAGATCCCGCTCGCGGACTCCCTGGCCGATGCCGAGGAATGCCTGCGCGTGCAGCAGGAAACGGGACTGGTCGGGATGGTCGGTCACACGCGACGGTTCAACCCGAGTCACCAGTGGGTGCATCAGCGCATCGTGGGCGGAGAGTTCCACCTCCAGCAACTGGATGTGCAGACCTATTTCTTCCGACGCCAGAACCTCAACGCCCTGGGCGAGCCCCGGTCGTGGACCGATCATCTGCTGTGGCACCACGCGGCCCACACGGTCGACCTGTTCGCGTACCAGACCGGGTCGCCGATCGTGCAGGCCAACGCGGTCGCCGGACCGAGTCACCCCGAGCTGGGCATCGCCATGGACATGTCCATCCAGCTCAAGGCCGAGAACGGGGCGATCTGCACCCTGTCGCTGTCATTCAACAACGACGGACCGCTCGGCACCTTCTTCCGCTACATCGGCGACACGGGCACCTACATCGCTCGCTATGACGACCTCGTCGACGGCCGCGAGGAGCCCATCGACGTCAGCGGGGTCGCGGTGTCGAGGGATGGCATCGAACTCCAGGACCGCGAGTTCGTCGCGGCCATTTGCGAGGGGCGCGAACCCAATGCGTCGCTGGCGTCCGTATTGCCGTGCTATCGCGTGCTCGCCGACCTCGAACAGCAGGTCGATCCGCAGCGTCGGGCGCACGGCTGAGGCTTCGAGACGCTCGTGCCTCGCTCCTCAACCATCGAGTTGGTTCGTCAACGAACCCGGATCACCGGAGACGTGGCGGGCACGAGCTCACCGATCACCGTGCCGCCGGGCACCTCGCCGGCGATCAGCAGACCACCGGAGGTCTGGGCGTCGGCCAACAGGATCATCTCGTTCTCGTCCAGATCGGCCTCGAGGTGGGGCGCGACCCAGTCGAGGTTGCGACGCGAGCCCCCGGGAATGAACCCCTCGGCCATGGATTCGCGTGCACCTTCCAGGACCGGGACGGCCTTGTGGTTGAGGACCGCCGACACGCCGGAGGCGCGGCACATCTTGTAGAGATGGCCGAGCAGCCCGAAGCCCGTCACATCGGTCGCGGCCTTCGCGCCGGCCGCCAGGGCCGCCTGCGCAGCGTCGGCGTTCAGCGTCGTCATCGACGCGATCGCCTGCTCGAACCGTTCGCCGGTCGCCTTGTGGCGATTGTTGAGTACGCCAACCCCGATCGGCTTGGTCAGCGACAGAGGGAGCCCGGCCTGCGCGGCATCGTTGCGCAGCAGGCGGTCGCGGTGGCCGCGTCCGGTCACGGCCACGCCATAGATGGGTTCGGGGTTGTCGATCGAATGCCCTCCCGCCAGAGGAATTCCGGCCGCTCGGCAGGCCTCGAGCCCACCGCGGAGCACTTCCCCCGCCAGCTCGACCGGCAGCACGCCGCGCGGCCAACCGAGGATGTTGATGCCGAGGATCGGGACGCCACCCATGGCGTACACATCGCTCAGCGCATTCGTCGCCGCGATCCGGCCCCAGTCGAAGGGGTCGTCGACCACGGGGGTGAAGAAGTCGGTCGTCGAGATGATCACATCTCCGTCCGGCCCGAACGTCACCGCGCAGGCATCGTCACCGTCGTCGAGTCCCACGACGAGGTCGGGGGAGGACATCCCCACCAATCCCGAGACCATCTGCTCCAGTTCGCCGGCCGGGATCTTTGAGGCACACCCCCCACCATGGGCGTACTGCGTCAGTCGTTTCTCCGTCGATTCGATCGTGATCACGCCGCCAACCCTATGTGTCCGGCTTTCGGACAGCCGCTAGGGTGGCGGCCACGAGGGAGGCGTATGGGTTCCTGGTGGGCCCCCCAGTCTTCAAAACTGGTGAGGCCGAGTATCTCGGTCTGGCGGGTTCGATTCCCGTCCGCCTCCGCCATCAGCCTTCCGACGTGGGTTGAGGAGCGTCTCGAAACCAGCAGGGGGAAGCGTGTCGGACAGGGTCAGCGATCCGCGCCGCAATATCCCGCGCACCGACACGTTGCTCGCGCGTCCCGCCCTGATGGCGGCGGCGGACCGGCTGGGGGCCGATGCCGTGCGTACGGCCGTCCGGGCCGCGCAGGCCGAGGCCCGTGAGGGGCGGATCCCCCCGGCCGAGGTCGGGGCGTACGCCGAGTCGCTCGTCGCCGGGCCGCCGCCGTTGCGGCCGGTCCTGAACGCCACCGGCATCGTGGTCCACACGAATCTGGGTCGCGCGCCCCTGGCACCGGAGGCGGTCGCGGCCATGACCGCCGCTGCCGGTTATGTCGATGTCGAGCTCGACCTCGCCGACGGCAAGCGGGCGAAACGGGGGGCGGCCACCCTGGCGGCACTGCGGACGGCCTGTCCGCCGGCCACCGATGCCCTGGTCGTCAACAACGGGGCTGCGGCGCTGGTGCTGGCGACCACGACGCTGGCGGCCGGCCGGGAGGTCATCGTCTCCCGCGGCGAGCTGGTCGAGATCGGTGACGGGTTCCGGCTACCCGACCTGATCGCCTCGACCGGCGCGCGGCTGCGCGAGGTCGGCACGACCAATCGCACGCATCTCGCCGACTATGCCGAGGCGATCGGTCCCCAGACGGGCTGCATCCTCAAGGTCCATCCCAGCAACTTCTGGGTGTCCGGGTTCACGTCGGCGGTGCCCCTCGAGCAGCTCGCCGAACTCGGCCCGCCCGTCATCGCCGATATCGGCTCCGGGCTGCTGGCCCACGATCCGGCGTTGCCCGACGAACCCGATGCGGCCTCGGCCCTGACCGCTGGGGCCCACCTCGTCACCGCCTCCGGCGACAAGCTGCTCGGCGGACCGCAGGCGGGAATCATCCTGGGCGACAGCGACCTCGTCCAGCGCCTGCGCCGGCACCCGCTCGCCCGGGCCCTCCGCGTCGACAAACTGACCCTGGCCGCGCTCCACGCGACGCTGACCGGTTCCGTGCCGCCCGTCACCGCCTATCGGCACGTCGAACCGGAC
Coding sequences:
- a CDS encoding 4Fe-4S dicluster domain-containing protein, with the protein product MGFWRQQLFGPTDPARDAAWDDKPKRKGFFTDTSICIGCKACEVACKEWNRVPTRMPSPANRHGLVKGMTAESYDNSGHLGADTWRHVAFIEQGPDQLERARATGAATVSLGMPSVRSKDSSVGGASDNGPLIGSGGVATLAPTEEGLTASPDLPPVRWLMSSDVCKHCTHAGCLDVCPTGALFRTEFGTVVVQADVCNGCGYCVSACPFGVIGRRSNGVVELGDGTQGLPVNPGVAQKCTLCYDRLKHGQTPACAQTCPTSSIKFGDHDEMVAAARQRLEDLHALGHTEARLYGANPDDGVGGTGSVFLLMDEPEAYGLPPDPLVPTARVGQMFTMAGFAGTALMAVCVTVFSGFAALGRKR
- the nrfD gene encoding NrfD/PsrC family molybdoenzyme membrane anchor subunit, with the translated sequence MTDAKSGASSSATRAFDSDRPPAPERKPGERKKRRSGGDPNVVVPEAEFRSYYGHPVIQAPPWNWMIPTYLFLGGAAAGSGLLAAGGHFTGRKKLRTRGRWAAIIGVGLGGAALAGDLGRPERALNMMRTMKLTSPMSVGSWILAGFGAFAGAAVGIEVVRKWLPKEGPAGWTVALVDGLASAGSAFFAPPLAAYTGVLLSDTALPTWNESYRELPFVFVSSGIAAGSGLNMILAPTSETGPVRALAAIGAGAELWIGEMMTKRLGELAEPYHEEPAKTYHKASKILTAVGGLGAALLGGNKAGALLSGAALMAGSAFTRFAVFEAGMKSAEDPKYVIKPQRARAAKAAEEGRGVTQPGGEWPT
- a CDS encoding Gfo/Idh/MocA family oxidoreductase; the protein is MTEPWLRIALAGGGAFGTKHVQGLKRIDGVEVAAIVSYTLESAQAFAQEHGVGQAVSSLDEVLARDDIDAVILATPTPLHASQTVACLLAGKHVQIEIPLADSLADAEECLRVQQETGLVGMVGHTRRFNPSHQWVHQRIVGGEFHLQQLDVQTYFFRRQNLNALGEPRSWTDHLLWHHAAHTVDLFAYQTGSPIVQANAVAGPSHPELGIAMDMSIQLKAENGAICTLSLSFNNDGPLGTFFRYIGDTGTYIARYDDLVDGREEPIDVSGVAVSRDGIELQDREFVAAICEGREPNASLASVLPCYRVLADLEQQVDPQRRAHG
- the selD gene encoding selenide, water dikinase SelD, yielding MITIESTEKRLTQYAHGGGCASKIPAGELEQMVSGLVGMSSPDLVVGLDDGDDACAVTFGPDGDVIISTTDFFTPVVDDPFDWGRIAATNALSDVYAMGGVPILGINILGWPRGVLPVELAGEVLRGGLEACRAAGIPLAGGHSIDNPEPIYGVAVTGRGHRDRLLRNDAAQAGLPLSLTKPIGVGVLNNRHKATGERFEQAIASMTTLNADAAQAALAAGAKAATDVTGFGLLGHLYKMCRASGVSAVLNHKAVPVLEGARESMAEGFIPGGSRRNLDWVAPHLEADLDENEMILLADAQTSGGLLIAGEVPGGTVIGELVPATSPVIRVR
- the selA gene encoding L-seryl-tRNA(Sec) selenium transferase, giving the protein MSDRVSDPRRNIPRTDTLLARPALMAAADRLGADAVRTAVRAAQAEAREGRIPPAEVGAYAESLVAGPPPLRPVLNATGIVVHTNLGRAPLAPEAVAAMTAAAGYVDVELDLADGKRAKRGAATLAALRTACPPATDALVVNNGAAALVLATTTLAAGREVIVSRGELVEIGDGFRLPDLIASTGARLREVGTTNRTHLADYAEAIGPQTGCILKVHPSNFWVSGFTSAVPLEQLAELGPPVIADIGSGLLAHDPALPDEPDAASALTAGAHLVTASGDKLLGGPQAGIILGDSDLVQRLRRHPLARALRVDKLTLAALHATLTGSVPPVTAYRHVEPDELRLRCEQLAAALVEHLDEVTIVEHTGHVGGGGAPGVPLPGWALALPESFATRLRLGDPAVLARTDRGRCLVDPRCVPVDRDADLVRAILSAATGPA